In the genome of Burkholderia diffusa, one region contains:
- a CDS encoding IlvD/Edd family dehydratase yields the protein MSATKPRLRSTQWFGTNDKNGFMYRSWMKNQGIPDHEFDGRPIIGICNTWSELTPCNAHFRKLAEHVKRGIFEAGGFPVEFPVFSNGESNLRPSAMLTRNLASMDVEEAIRGNPIDAVVLLAGCDKTTPALLMGAASCDVPAIVVSGGPMLNGKLEGKNIGSGTAVWQLHESLKAGEIDLHHFLSAEAGMSRSAGTCNTMGTASTMACMAEALGVALPHNAAIPAVDSRRYVLAHMSGIRIVEMALEGLVLSKILTRAAFENAIRANAAIGGSTNAVIHLKAIAGRIGVPLELEDWMRIGRDTPTIVDLMPSGRFLMEEFYYAGGLPAVLRRLGEGGLLPHPDALTVNGKSLWDNVREAPNYDDEVIRPLDRPLIADGGICILRGNLAPRGAVLKPSAASPELLKHRGRAVVFENLDHYKATINDEALDVDASSVLVLKNCGPRGYPGMAEVGNMGLPPKLLRQGVKDMVRISDARMSGTAYGTVVLHVAPEAAAGGPLAAVRNGDWIELDCEAGTLHLDITDDELQRRLSDVDPTASPGVAGQLGKGGYARLYIDHVLQADEGCDLDFLVGMRGADVPSHSH from the coding sequence ATGTCGGCAACAAAACCCAGGCTGCGCTCCACCCAATGGTTCGGCACGAACGACAAGAACGGCTTCATGTACCGGAGCTGGATGAAGAACCAGGGGATTCCCGATCACGAGTTCGACGGCCGGCCGATCATCGGCATCTGCAACACGTGGTCCGAACTGACGCCGTGCAACGCGCACTTCCGCAAGCTCGCCGAGCACGTGAAGCGCGGGATCTTCGAAGCGGGCGGCTTCCCGGTCGAGTTCCCGGTGTTCTCGAACGGCGAATCGAACCTGCGGCCGTCGGCGATGCTCACGCGCAACCTGGCGTCGATGGACGTCGAGGAAGCGATCCGCGGCAACCCGATCGACGCGGTCGTGCTGCTCGCCGGCTGCGACAAGACGACCCCGGCGCTGCTGATGGGCGCGGCGAGTTGCGACGTGCCGGCGATCGTCGTGTCGGGCGGGCCGATGCTGAACGGCAAGCTCGAGGGCAAGAATATCGGCTCGGGCACGGCCGTGTGGCAGTTGCATGAATCGCTGAAGGCGGGCGAGATCGACCTGCACCATTTCCTGTCGGCGGAAGCCGGCATGTCGCGCTCGGCCGGCACCTGCAACACGATGGGCACGGCGTCGACGATGGCGTGCATGGCCGAGGCGCTCGGCGTCGCGCTGCCGCACAACGCGGCGATTCCGGCTGTCGATTCGCGTCGCTACGTGCTCGCGCACATGTCGGGCATCCGCATCGTCGAGATGGCGCTCGAAGGGCTCGTGCTGTCGAAGATCCTGACGCGCGCCGCATTCGAGAATGCGATCCGCGCGAATGCGGCAATCGGCGGCTCGACCAATGCGGTGATCCACCTGAAGGCGATCGCGGGCCGCATCGGCGTGCCGCTCGAGCTCGAGGACTGGATGCGCATCGGCCGCGACACGCCGACGATCGTCGACCTGATGCCGTCGGGGCGCTTCCTGATGGAGGAGTTCTATTACGCGGGCGGGCTGCCGGCCGTGCTGCGCCGGCTCGGCGAAGGCGGGCTGCTGCCGCACCCGGATGCCCTGACGGTCAACGGCAAGTCGCTGTGGGACAACGTGCGCGAAGCGCCGAACTACGACGACGAAGTGATTCGCCCGCTCGATCGGCCGTTGATCGCGGACGGCGGCATCTGCATCCTGCGCGGCAATCTCGCGCCGCGCGGTGCGGTGCTGAAGCCGTCGGCGGCGAGCCCCGAGCTGCTGAAGCATCGCGGCCGCGCGGTGGTGTTCGAGAACCTCGATCACTACAAGGCGACCATCAACGACGAAGCGCTCGACGTCGATGCCAGCTCGGTGCTGGTGCTGAAGAACTGCGGACCGCGCGGGTATCCGGGGATGGCCGAGGTCGGCAACATGGGCCTGCCGCCGAAGCTGCTGCGTCAAGGCGTGAAGGACATGGTGCGGATCTCGGATGCGCGGATGAGCGGCACGGCTTACGGCACGGTCGTGCTGCACGTCGCGCCGGAAGCCGCCGCGGGCGGGCCGCTGGCCGCCGTGCGCAACGGCGACTGGATCGAACTCGACTGCGAGGCCGGCACGCTGCACCTGGACATTACGGATGACGAACTGCAGCGCCGCCTGTCGGACGTCGATCCCACCGCGTCGCCCGGCGTGGCCGGACAGCTCGGCAAGGGCGGCTACGCGCGGCTGTACATCGATCACGTGCTGCAGGCCGACGAGGGGTGCGACCTCGACTTCCTGGTCGGCATGCGCGGCGCCGACGTGCCGAGTCATTCGCATTGA
- a CDS encoding GntR family transcriptional regulator has protein sequence MEARLDSTADAVAASLREMIINGELQAGERLVERDLAERFGISRIPMREAIQRLEREGLLDIFRNRGAVVRMLSASDVQEIYDMRTLLEGDAIYRSVKRLDGETLVRAELVHRLLGESNVPRRQGELNREFHALLYSCCGNERQLKAIAELRSQVERYERLQATLLADTPSFQIEHEEILQACRDRNARGARAMTVAHLDSARRIVMRLVEGE, from the coding sequence ATGGAAGCCAGACTCGATTCCACGGCGGACGCCGTGGCCGCATCGTTGCGGGAGATGATCATCAACGGCGAGTTGCAGGCAGGCGAGCGGCTCGTCGAGCGCGATCTCGCCGAGCGTTTCGGGATCAGCCGGATTCCGATGCGCGAAGCGATCCAGCGCCTTGAACGCGAAGGACTGCTGGACATCTTCCGCAATCGCGGCGCGGTCGTGCGGATGCTGAGCGCGTCCGACGTGCAGGAAATCTACGACATGCGCACGCTGCTCGAAGGCGATGCGATCTACCGCAGCGTGAAGCGGCTCGACGGCGAGACGCTCGTCCGCGCCGAACTCGTGCACCGGCTGCTCGGCGAATCGAACGTGCCGCGCCGGCAAGGCGAGCTGAATCGCGAATTCCATGCGCTGTTGTATTCGTGTTGCGGCAATGAGCGGCAATTGAAGGCGATCGCGGAATTGCGCAGCCAGGTCGAACGATATGAGCGCCTGCAGGCCACGCTGCTCGCGGACACACCGTCGTTCCAGATCGAGCATGAGGAAATCCTGCAAGCGTGCCGCGACCGCAATGCACGCGGCGCCCGCGCGATGACGGTCGCGCATCTCGATTCGGCCCGGCGCATCGTGATGCGGCTCGTCGAAGGCGAATGA
- a CDS encoding LysR substrate-binding domain-containing protein, which yields MQEASPWGNRSRLKTRQLLLVVALADEGSIHRAAAALNMTQPAASKLLRELEESIGAVLFERLPRGMRPTLYGDALIRHARAALGSLDQAREELAALKAGHLGHVAVGAITSPGLRLVPPAVAAVKGTHANVRVSVSIDTSNALLEHLAQDKLDIVLGRLSAEHDKLHLRYEPLTGEPVAAVVRPGHPLLAQAPLSLADVQRAAWVMPPAGSVLRHRFELVFQRASLAPPANVVETAALLFITQLIEQSDMIAVLAEDVALYYARHGIVSVLPLEMDCRMDDFGIITRTDRLHSPAVEVMADAIRAAAREVYGIVL from the coding sequence ATGCAAGAAGCCAGCCCGTGGGGAAACCGCAGCCGCCTGAAGACCCGCCAGCTCCTGCTGGTCGTCGCGCTCGCCGACGAAGGCAGCATTCACCGCGCGGCGGCCGCGCTGAACATGACGCAGCCGGCCGCGTCGAAGCTGTTGCGCGAGCTCGAGGAATCGATCGGCGCGGTGCTGTTCGAGCGGCTGCCGCGCGGGATGCGGCCGACGCTGTATGGCGACGCGCTGATCCGCCACGCGCGCGCGGCGCTCGGCAGCCTCGACCAGGCGCGCGAGGAACTCGCCGCGCTGAAGGCCGGCCATCTCGGGCACGTGGCGGTAGGCGCGATCACGTCGCCGGGGCTGCGGCTCGTGCCGCCGGCCGTCGCCGCCGTGAAGGGGACGCATGCGAACGTGCGCGTGTCGGTGTCGATCGACACGAGCAACGCTCTGCTAGAACATCTCGCACAGGACAAGCTCGACATCGTGCTCGGCCGGCTGTCCGCCGAACACGACAAGTTGCACCTGCGTTACGAGCCGCTGACCGGCGAGCCGGTGGCCGCGGTCGTGCGGCCCGGCCATCCGCTGCTCGCACAGGCGCCGCTGTCGCTCGCCGACGTGCAGCGTGCCGCATGGGTCATGCCGCCGGCCGGCAGCGTGCTGCGCCATCGCTTCGAGCTCGTGTTCCAGCGCGCGAGCCTCGCGCCGCCCGCGAATGTGGTTGAAACGGCCGCGCTGCTGTTCATCACGCAGCTGATCGAGCAGAGCGACATGATCGCGGTGCTCGCGGAGGACGTCGCGCTGTACTACGCGCGACACGGGATCGTGTCGGTGCTGCCGCTGGAGATGGACTGCCGGATGGACGATTTCGGGATCATCACGCGCACCGACCGGCTGCATTCGCCGGCTGTCGAGGTGATGGCGGACGCGATTCGGGCGGCGGCGCGGGAGGTGTATGGGATCGTGTTGTAA
- a CDS encoding OsmC family protein yields the protein MAHGEHKYRVAVEWTGNRGTGTSGYREYGRDHVIRAGSKPDIPGSSDAAFRGDAARWNPEDLLLASVSACHKLWYLHLCADAGVRVLAYVDDAEGTMLDNPEPGRFTEIVLHPRVTIRAGDDRALAERLHHDAHAKCYVANSVNFPVRCEPVIEFAAV from the coding sequence ATGGCGCATGGCGAACATAAATACCGCGTGGCAGTGGAGTGGACCGGTAACCGGGGCACCGGCACGTCGGGGTATCGCGAATACGGCCGCGATCACGTGATCCGGGCGGGTTCGAAGCCGGACATTCCCGGCTCGTCGGATGCGGCGTTTCGCGGCGACGCGGCGCGGTGGAATCCGGAAGACCTGCTGCTGGCTTCGGTATCGGCGTGCCACAAGCTCTGGTATCTGCATCTGTGTGCGGATGCGGGCGTGCGCGTGCTCGCGTATGTCGACGACGCCGAAGGGACTATGCTCGACAATCCCGAGCCGGGGCGCTTCACCGAAATCGTGCTGCATCCGCGCGTGACGATCCGCGCGGGCGACGATCGCGCGCTGGCCGAGCGGCTGCATCACGACGCGCATGCGAAGTGCTATGTGGCGAATTCGGTGAATTTCCCGGTCCGGTGCGAACCGGTGATCGAGTTTGCTGCGGTGTGA
- a CDS encoding LacI family DNA-binding transcriptional regulator, with protein MATLDEVARRAGVTAATVSNVLRNRGRVGEATRARVLEAVQALGYRPHLAARALAEGRAPTVALMVSSIANPFYPEFALAVERAVRRNGQFLIVCNTNEDPLQGRAYLDQIAGTISEGILVTNANLHLPDLVDVARRGVPVVLCLWERPDAPPEGLPCVAVDFREAGRIATRHLLALGHREIGMIVGGSANGVQAARYDGFVDVMREAGLDASRIGTGHDSIEGGVRAAGRLLDAHPELTALVATNDLPAIGALHAAADRGRRVPDDLSIVGITDIHLASDTRPTLTTVAIPTGEAAGLAVELLNALREAGGKIDDASRVRTASVPRLVVRGTTGAAPGRRTTA; from the coding sequence CGCCGGCGTAACGGCCGCGACGGTTTCGAACGTGCTGCGCAACCGCGGCCGGGTCGGCGAAGCCACCCGTGCGCGGGTGCTCGAAGCGGTGCAGGCGCTGGGCTACCGGCCGCATCTGGCCGCGCGGGCGCTGGCGGAAGGGCGCGCGCCGACGGTCGCGCTGATGGTATCGAGCATCGCGAACCCGTTCTACCCGGAGTTCGCGCTCGCGGTCGAGCGCGCGGTGCGGCGCAACGGGCAATTCCTGATCGTCTGCAATACGAATGAAGATCCGTTGCAGGGGCGCGCGTATCTCGACCAGATCGCCGGCACGATCTCCGAAGGCATTCTCGTGACCAATGCGAACCTGCACCTGCCGGATCTGGTCGACGTCGCACGGCGCGGCGTGCCGGTCGTGCTGTGCTTGTGGGAGCGGCCCGATGCGCCACCCGAAGGGTTGCCGTGCGTGGCGGTGGATTTCCGCGAGGCGGGGCGGATCGCGACTCGGCATCTGCTCGCGCTCGGCCATCGCGAAATCGGCATGATCGTCGGCGGGTCCGCAAACGGCGTGCAGGCCGCGCGCTATGACGGCTTCGTCGATGTGATGCGCGAAGCCGGGCTGGATGCGTCGCGCATCGGCACCGGGCACGATTCGATCGAAGGCGGCGTGCGCGCGGCGGGCCGGCTGCTCGACGCGCATCCGGAGCTGACCGCGCTGGTCGCGACCAACGACCTGCCCGCGATCGGCGCGCTGCACGCGGCAGCCGATCGCGGCAGGCGCGTGCCCGATGATCTGTCGATCGTCGGCATCACCGATATTCATCTGGCAAGCGATACACGTCCGACGCTGACGACCGTCGCGATCCCGACCGGCGAGGCTGCGGGGCTCGCGGTCGAACTGCTGAACGCGTTGCGCGAGGCGGGCGGGAAGATCGACGATGCGTCGCGCGTGCGGACGGCGTCGGTGCCGCGGCTGGTGGTGCGCGGTACGACGGGGGCGGCGCCGGGACGGCGAACGACGGCGTAG